The Amphiura filiformis chromosome 13, Afil_fr2py, whole genome shotgun sequence genome segment GGTGCGCGGAgatgaacgaaaacaattctgcttTTGATATTTAGCGTGTCTTTGGTACTGCATGCAGTTCGCATCAAGTTAGTCTCTCAAATGACGACAACTGCCTCAAGTGCATTCCGatggaaaccgaataccccaattgTTGCTCCATGCCTGTACCAAGATGACAGTCTAGTCCTGGgtttccttctctaattctgtgggatgCACATTATATATTAAAATCAGCGTTATACCTGCATGAAGCCCCAAAATACAAGATAATCAATATATATAGTTatatactactgtctgttcaattagcttagattcttgaatttttaagatatttgaaaaaatagaaaattgtggtcaaagtcattaaagaaaagtgttagcacagccttagacctaacatgatttatacttttcaaattctaaagttcagtttagaacctcatttcttttcaattttggtcttttccgcgatatttttataaaaaagccgtagaacgtcgggtaccataaactttttgaatcaatccatttggagcaatggggacgaatgtcataatgcgctgagatagtatttattcgaccatccgtatcaggaagtattgtccatcaAAATAGCTATATTAGCCAGTATGCCTActataaaattacacatttattttcaatttgttattccgggttgttttttttgtatgagaaggacatttggaaacaaaagaattttgcatcagaaaatattatttaaaacaatcaggttacagaaaacacttcttgtaaagtcactgtatctgaaaatgtcaagtttaaagctgatattcttgggaaggaatgatggtattaaacaaaactcaagttacattgtaaaccagttgaaataagaacgaaatccataattttaatgtcataataaaaaaaaaaataatgctcagaataatgttatgcataaaacgtaatcggcGCCATAATTAtagtttcgtgtaacaaaaaccgtggaccatcatcacctatagaacctatccaataaccgaacgatataacaattggaatggcgggacagattgttttgccaaattggatagggtctatgccctaagttgagaatggaccgtcccactcgatttgtaaaaaggtcgcgaacccttatggtggacccaagtaactgcctaaaatgaggcaaaatttaaaagaaatggggttttaaattgaactttggaatttgaaaagtataaaccacattaggtctaaggctgtgctaacacttttctttgatgactttggccacaatcatttattttttcaaatatcttaaaaattcaagaatctaagctaattgaacagacagtagtagtgTATGCAATAAACTGGAACGGTGTTACCAACAATTGGGATAGCAGCCAGTCTAAGGTGACAGAgagacaggtctctagttcgattccaccaatcattcatacatatcatctgttttattgtattatcatgtcaATTTGCCATGTGGTACCATACAGAGgccagaattatatttaaatgaTGACAACTCTCTCATGAGTGATATAGTATTGCATAGTCCATATTTATAGCATAATTAACCTTGTAACTTATAAAATTGTGCTTCTGGTCTTCTGGTTGCCCAAGAGATTATTTAATTGCCCCGGGCTATAGAACAGGCGTTTTGTCGAAGCCTGTTACAATACCTCTGTATGCAGACTTCAGTTTTTGTACGGTTGCTGATGACAATGCTTCTTTCTTACTGGTCAATTTGAATTGCCACAAAAGACAGCAGCGGATGTCTAATTTCTCCGTTTTGGGTCTTCTATGCCCTCCGCCACCATCATACAGAGGGGAGCACTTTCCTGACCAAGATGCCGAGTACCAATGGATTACAAAGCTCTCTTCCTCCAAGATGACATCATGGACCAATCCTATCAGTGGACTAGATCTCCAGTGATGCGCCACATACACTGCCACTAGATCACCCTTTTGTATAGCAGAATATTGCTGCATGTCTCCCGTCACATCGGTATCTGTCAATGAAGTATTTTATTCAAGATTATTTTCATGAATATGTGGATATATATATTATGACAGAAACATATCTTGCATGTGTTTTATGTTCAAAAAACAGGAGACAAATTTAACCATAGAATCCATGCAGTAAAGTAGTACAGAGGCTCAGAGTACCGACCCATGACCTTCTACATTTCAGTTGAGTTTCAAACTGTTTTATCAACTTTAAATATTGAGTACCGTATCAGAACATTATTATAAAAACACCCTTGTACACATCAGATACATCTGTAACAAGTCCACGTATGTGCAGGAATTAATGGCCTTATTGGCTTTCTCTTAAAACTTCCCTCCCCCATTTCAATCATTTGAATGTGAAGTTGACTTGTCACAtcacaaaattatattttgggCTGATGTAGTACTGGTCTTATGGCTTTCACATCAATTATGTTTTCATGTTGTGGTTTGGCAAAATGTTAAGATTTAATTTAGTTTGCCAAATTGTGTAACCAATTTGACCACATCTCAAATAAATCTTTAGCCCTATCGATCAAAGTGGCTTTGCCCATCAGTAAGGAAAGGAACTGGCCAACGGAACTGTCATTATCACGATTTGGGGTGATAGTGTCATAGAATCATGTTGATTGCATGCGTAGTAGTTttgctttgtaagattttattgGGATTAAAGAGAGTAAAATTGTGTACCTTGATCAGCAATACTGCTTTTCTCCTGTATGTCGTCATCATTTTCTGTA includes the following:
- the LOC140167349 gene encoding uncharacterized protein → MMTIAAVAGTRAIENLDDVDALPVNLGPIWEKLNRPMQPVTIGQQGKTIRPKPRRIQDINEQEISEADGEDVAERAGERSDSEEENDDDIQEKSSIADQDTDVTGDMQQYSAIQKGDLVAVYVAHHWRSSPLIGLVHDVILEEESFVIHWYSASWSGKCSPLYDGGGGHRRPKTEKLDIRCCLLWQFKLTSKKEALSSATVQKLKSAYRGIVTGFDKTPVL